A part of Tessaracoccus timonensis genomic DNA contains:
- a CDS encoding PaaI family thioesterase translates to MPLPTLDKVQAWLDAAPFHQWLGLRVIELTPTDVTIEAEAKRSWLSDVDRGSVHGGILGALLDTAADFSLIGTIGAPVPTIDLQVNYLRPAGVGLLTAKGHLVKPGSHNRSRWIQDPSAEWRYRIASLPAMNWEFRLPRTFGD, encoded by the coding sequence ATGCCGCTCCCCACACTCGACAAGGTGCAGGCCTGGCTCGACGCCGCACCCTTCCACCAGTGGCTCGGCCTGCGCGTCATTGAGCTCACACCCACCGACGTCACCATCGAGGCCGAGGCGAAGCGCTCGTGGCTCTCCGACGTCGACCGGGGCTCCGTCCACGGCGGCATCTTGGGCGCGCTGCTCGACACCGCCGCCGACTTCTCTCTGATCGGCACCATCGGCGCACCCGTCCCGACGATCGATCTCCAGGTGAACTACCTGCGGCCAGCCGGCGTTGGGCTGCTCACCGCGAAAGGGCACCTCGTGAAGCCTGGGTCGCACAACCGGTCACGATGGATACAAGACCCCAGTGCGGAGTGGCGCTATCGGATAGCGTCATTACCGGCTATGAACTGGGAATTCCGGCTGCCGCGGACGTTTGGAGATTAG